GACCAGCAGCTTGGCCTCGCGGGTGACCTTCGGCTCGACGAAGAAGGAGGCCACGGGGATGCAGCCGGCGGCGAGGACCCAGAGGAGCTTGCCGAAGGGCCACTTCGCCTTGGTGCCGAGGTCGAAGGCGAAGATCACGTAGATGATGAAGAGCACACCGTGGATCTGGGAGATCAGCATGGTGTCGCCGATCTCGAAGGCGTACTTCAGAACGATGGCTCCGGTGAAGACGAGGAGCCACACGGCGGTGACGTAGGCCATTACCCGGTATCGGGTCAGCACGCTCTGTTTCATGACATCGAGCGTAACGGGACGGCCGGGGTGATCTTCGGCTGGGGCGGGGGCTCCCGTGCGGGTGGGTGGGCGGCTGGGGTTCGGGCCGTCCGCTGCGCGGGGCAGGTGGCGGCTGGGGTTCGGGCCGCTGCGCGGGGCAGGCTCCCCGCCCCGCCCCTTCCCGAAGGCGCTCGCCGCGCGGCCGGCTTGTACGTGCGGGTGCGTCGTGGCTGGTCGCGCCCGCGCGGCGGAGCCGCAAGTCGATACAGCCCCGCGCCCCTCAATGCCTCCCCGCAGGGGTCAGCCTTCCTCGTCGAAGTCCTTGGCCGACACCCGCAGAGGGCGCAGCATCGCGAAGATCTCCGCGCACTCCTCCGCGTCGTACACCCCGAGCCCGAACTCCATCGCCATCAGGTCCCGCGTCGCCGACTCCACGACCTCGCGGCCCTTGTCCGTGATGGAGGCGAGCGTGCCCCGGCCGTCGTTGGGGTTGGGGCGCTTGTCGACGAGGCCGGACCTGACCAGGCGGTCGACGGTGTTCGTGACCGAGGTCGGGTGGACCATGAGCCGCTCGCCGATCTTCGACATCGGCAGTTCGCCCGCCTTGGAGAAGGTCAGCAGGACCAGCGCCTCGTAGCGGGCGAAGGTCAGCCCGTACGGCTTGACGACCGAGTCCACCTCCGCCAGGAGGATCTGCTGGGCGCGCATGATCGAGGTGATCGCGGCCATCGACGGCACGGGTCCCCAGCGCTGCTGCCAGAGTTCGTCGGCGCGGGAGATGGGATCGAAGGGGAGGCTGAGCGGCTTCGGCACAACCCCGACCCTACCGGTCAGTCATATGCTGGTCAGCTTTGTCTCGCGGTTCGGTCCTCGTACGTTCGGGTCCGGTGTTCCGCCGCACCGTCGCCCTGCGGAGCTCGCCGACGAGCAGAAGCGTGCAGAGGGTGCCGATCGCTCCGGCCCCTGCCACCACCAGCTGGACGGGTACGAATTCGGCCGCCAGCCCGGCCAGCGCCATCCCCAGCCCCTGTACGGTCATCAGCCCGGCGGTCTGGAGCGTCGTGGCCCGGCCGCGCAGCTCCTCGGGCAGCGCCTCGACGAACCACTGGTCGAGCCCGATGATGTACGCCCCGCTCATCCCGACGAGGACCTGGAGGACGACGGTCCAGGCCATCCCGGGCACGGCGAGGTACGCGACGAGGGGGACGAGCCCGAGCGAGACGGCCGGGAACACCAGCCGGGAGCGGGCGCGCGGGGAGAGCGCGGAGCCCGCGTACAGCTCGGCCGCGATGTGCCCGACCGGCATCCCGCACATGATCAGCCCGAGGGCCGCCGCGCTCGCACCGATCCGGTCCGCGTACGCGGCGGACAGGGCCTCCGGGGTGACGACGAAGAAGGCGGGCATCCAGAACAGCAGCATCTGGGCGCGCAGCAGCCGGTCGCGGAAGACCAGCCGGGCCCCGTCGAGGGAGTCCCGCAGGAGCGAGGAGCCGCCCTCCTTCGACGTGAGGCGGGCGGGCCTCTTCCTCGTACCGAAGCGGAGCAGCAGCGCCGAGCAGAGGAACGTGCCCGCGGTGACGGCGATGGCCCCGCGCGGCGACACGACGGCGAGCAGCAGTCCGCCCGCGCCGAACCCGATCAGGACCGAGCTCTGCGAGACGATCCGCAGGAGGGAACGGCCCAGGATGTACAGGTCCCCGTCGCCGAGGATGTCGGCGAGCGTGGCCATGCGGGTGCCCGCGAACACGGGCGCGACGGCGGCGACGAGACAGCGCAGCGCGAGAAGCCCGGCGACGGGCGTGCCGGGCCACACCATGACGGCGACGCAGACGGCACAGATCAGGTCGCAGACGACGAGGACGCGGCGCGCGGGGTACCGGTCGGCGATGCCGGAGAGAAGGGTGCCGCCGAGGAGGTACGGGAGGAGGCCGAGGGCGAAGGTGAGGGCGGAGAGGAAGGGGGAGGAGGTGAGTTCGTAGACGAGAACGGTGAGGGCGATCTCGCTGACGGCGACGCCGAGGAGGGAGAGGAGGTGGGCGAGGAAGAGGGGCCGGAATTCGCGTACGCGGAAGAGGGCGAGGTAGCCAATACGCTTCGCTGGTGCGGGAGTTGAGGGGCCATCGGGCATGGCCCGGAGCGTGTCAGGGCCACCCGCCCGGAGCTACTCTTTCGGCCTAGCCCGAATGTCAGGGCCACTCGGGGAGGCACGGGCCCCGGAGGTGGGGCGGGGCGCTCCGGGGTGGGCCCGGAGCGAGGGGGGCCGCCCCCTTGCCCGCCCGTCCCGCCCCCGGGGGGCGGCCCCGCCGCCCAAGGAGGCGAGGCGAAGGCCCCCGCCGCACGAGGGGGCTCGGGGGGAGGCATTTAGGGGCGCGGGGAACTGCGCAACCCGCCGAAGGCGGGTCCGGGGGTCCGGGGGCGAAGCCCCCGGCAGTAACCCCAGCCCCCCCCACCCCCCACCGACCCGCACCCAGAGCCCTCCACCCAACCCGAGAGGAAAGGGAGCCCCATGGCCTACCACCTCGACTTCGCCGACACCGACCTCACCCGCATCCGCTTCGCCCTCTCCCCCCTCTGGGAAACCCAGGAAGCCGTCCGTACCCTCAAGCGCCCGGCCCGCCAGGGCCGCCACCTCCCCTGGCTCCGCGCCATCCGCAGCGCGTACGAGCAGCTCGACCTGCACCCCCTCTGGCTCCTGATGCCGGACCGCGGTTACACCCCCACCTTCCTCTGCCCCCCGCCCCTCGGCCCCGACACCCCCTTCTCCGACGAGATCGCCGCCCTCCGCGCCTCCGACCCCCGCACCGCCCACACCCAGCTGGCCCTCGCCCTCACCTGCACCCCCGGCGCGACGGACTCCCCCACCGGCCGGGCCCTGCTCGCCCAACCGGCCGCTGCCGTACGGGACTTGGCCGACCTCCTCGAAGCCGTCTGGCACCGCCTCGTCGAGCCCTACTGGCCCCGCCTGCGCGCCCTCCTCGAAGCCGACCTCCTCTTCCACACCCGCCGCCTGGCCCAGGGCGGCCTGGAGGCCCTCTTCAGCGAGCTGCACCCTCGCCTGGCCTGGACCCCGCCCACGCTCACCCTCACCACCCGGGCGGGCTGGGAAGAACGCAGGCCGCTCGACGGGCAGGGGCTGGTGCTGATGCCCAGCCTGTTCTGCTGGCCGGACCTGGTGTCCGGGGTCGAGGCGCCCTGGCAGCCTACCCTCGCGTACCCCGCCCGGGGCATCGGCGGCCTGTGGACCTCGGAGACCGGCCCCGGATCCGGCGCCCCCGCCGCCCTCGCCCGCCTCCTCGGCCGCACCCGCGCCAGCGTCCTGTGCGCCCTGGCCGAGCCGGCCTCCACCTCCGCGCTCGCCCTGCGCCTCGGCCTCGCCCCCTCGTCCGTGTCGGAGCACCTGTCCGCACTGCGTGACGCGGGCCTGCTGGTGTCGCACCGCTACGGACACCAGGTCCTGTACGAACGCACGCCGCTCGGCATCGCGCTCGCCTCGGGCCCCGGTTCGTGACCCCCGGACCCGGCTTCGTGACCCCCGGACCCGGCCCGGGTCGCAACCCCGCACAAACCAGGCGTTATGTCACGATTGGGCGTCCCGTTCCACCCGCCCGCAGTCGTCCCGAGGGGGCTGGATGTCCGGCCGAAGGATCTTCCGTACGCGTACGTCGACCGTGCTCGCGAGCGCTGTGACCAGCGCCGTGATCTGCACGGCCGCCGCCTGCTCCGCCCCCGACGACCCCGGCCCCGAATCCAGCGCCCCCGCGCGGTCCGAAGGCCCCGCCTCCGACACCTCCCCCTTCTGGGTCGACCCCGACTCCAGCGCCGCCCGCCAGGTCGAAGAATGGACGGCCCAGGGCCGTACCGACGACGCGAACCAGCTCAGGAAGATCTCCGAGCGGCCCGTCGCCAACTGGCCCGCGGGCGACAACCCGGTCCCCGACGTCCAGCGGGTCACCGGGGGCGCGGCCAAGGCGGGCAAGAGCGTCGTCCTCGTCGCGTACAACATCCCGCACCGCGACTGCGGCCAGCACAGCGCGGGCGGCGCCGCCGACTCGAACGCGTACCGGGGCTGGCTCGACGCCTTCGCCACCGCGATCGGGAACGCGCCCGCCACCGTGATCCTGGAGCCCGACGCCGTCCCGCACATCGTCGACGGCTGCACCCCCGGCGTGCACCACGGCGAGCGCAGCACGCTCCTCTCCCAGGCCGTCGACCGGCTGAAGCGGCAGCCGAAGACGCAGGTGTACGTCGACGCTGGGAACCCGGCCTGGATCACCGACCCGGGCAAGCTCGTCGAACCCCTGAAGCGCGCCGGAATCGCCAAGGCCGACGGCTTCTCCCTCAACGTCTCCAACTTCCAGCGCGACGAAGCGGTCAAGGCGTACGGCGCGAAGCTGTCCGCCCTCCTCGGCGGCACGCACTTCGTCGTCGACTCCAGCCGCAACGGCGAAGGCCCCCTCCCGGGGGCCCGCGCGGACGCCTGGTGCAACCCGTCCGGGCGGGCGCTCGGCAAACCGCCCACGGACAGGACCGGCGACCCGCTCCTCGACGCCTACCTGTGGGTCAAGCGCCCCGGCGACTCGGACGGCGAGTGCCGGGGCGGCCCCACTGCGGGGACCTGGTGGCCCGACTACGCACTCGGCCTGGCCCGTAAGTCCCGCTGAGGCAGGGCTACGTGACCTGAATCCACTTCGCCTCGGACGGCACGCCGTCCTTGTCCGTGACGAAGAGCATGTACCAGCCCGCCGGGACCAGCGTGCGGTCGTCCGGCACGGTCACCGTCACCTCGCCCTTCTCCTTCTTCAGGCCCAGCGCGATCGAGCGCTGTTCGACGTCGGTGGTGTGGGTGACGGCACTCGGCCGCATCAGCCGCGCCTTGACGATCCGGTCGCCGTCCTTCGTGCGGTACGTCGCCGAGTCGTCCGCGCCGAAGGCCGCGACCTCGCCCTCCAGGACCGGGCGGGGCTTGTCCTGGTACAGGTACGGCGGGGTGAAGATCTCCACGCGCTGCTCGAAGGTGCCGAGCTTGGTGTTGTCCTCGTCGCCGTAGAGCGGGTCGGAGCCGAAGGTGGCGACGCGGCCGTCGGGCAGGAGCAGCGCCTC
This is a stretch of genomic DNA from Streptomyces sp. NBC_00237. It encodes these proteins:
- a CDS encoding MarR family winged helix-turn-helix transcriptional regulator; the protein is MPKPLSLPFDPISRADELWQQRWGPVPSMAAITSIMRAQQILLAEVDSVVKPYGLTFARYEALVLLTFSKAGELPMSKIGERLMVHPTSVTNTVDRLVRSGLVDKRPNPNDGRGTLASITDKGREVVESATRDLMAMEFGLGVYDAEECAEIFAMLRPLRVSAKDFDEEG
- a CDS encoding MFS transporter, coding for MPDGPSTPAPAKRIGYLALFRVREFRPLFLAHLLSLLGVAVSEIALTVLVYELTSSPFLSALTFALGLLPYLLGGTLLSGIADRYPARRVLVVCDLICAVCVAVMVWPGTPVAGLLALRCLVAAVAPVFAGTRMATLADILGDGDLYILGRSLLRIVSQSSVLIGFGAGGLLLAVVSPRGAIAVTAGTFLCSALLLRFGTRKRPARLTSKEGGSSLLRDSLDGARLVFRDRLLRAQMLLFWMPAFFVVTPEALSAAYADRIGASAAALGLIMCGMPVGHIAAELYAGSALSPRARSRLVFPAVSLGLVPLVAYLAVPGMAWTVVLQVLVGMSGAYIIGLDQWFVEALPEELRGRATTLQTAGLMTVQGLGMALAGLAAEFVPVQLVVAGAGAIGTLCTLLLVGELRRATVRRNTGPERTRTEPRDKADQHMTDR
- a CDS encoding DUF5937 family protein is translated as MAYHLDFADTDLTRIRFALSPLWETQEAVRTLKRPARQGRHLPWLRAIRSAYEQLDLHPLWLLMPDRGYTPTFLCPPPLGPDTPFSDEIAALRASDPRTAHTQLALALTCTPGATDSPTGRALLAQPAAAVRDLADLLEAVWHRLVEPYWPRLRALLEADLLFHTRRLAQGGLEALFSELHPRLAWTPPTLTLTTRAGWEERRPLDGQGLVLMPSLFCWPDLVSGVEAPWQPTLAYPARGIGGLWTSETGPGSGAPAALARLLGRTRASVLCALAEPASTSALALRLGLAPSSVSEHLSALRDAGLLVSHRYGHQVLYERTPLGIALASGPGS
- a CDS encoding glycoside hydrolase family 6 protein, translated to MSGRRIFRTRTSTVLASAVTSAVICTAAACSAPDDPGPESSAPARSEGPASDTSPFWVDPDSSAARQVEEWTAQGRTDDANQLRKISERPVANWPAGDNPVPDVQRVTGGAAKAGKSVVLVAYNIPHRDCGQHSAGGAADSNAYRGWLDAFATAIGNAPATVILEPDAVPHIVDGCTPGVHHGERSTLLSQAVDRLKRQPKTQVYVDAGNPAWITDPGKLVEPLKRAGIAKADGFSLNVSNFQRDEAVKAYGAKLSALLGGTHFVVDSSRNGEGPLPGARADAWCNPSGRALGKPPTDRTGDPLLDAYLWVKRPGDSDGECRGGPTAGTWWPDYALGLARKSR
- a CDS encoding DUF3817 domain-containing protein; the encoded protein is MKQSVLTRYRVMAYVTAVWLLVFTGAIVLKYAFEIGDTMLISQIHGVLFIIYVIFAFDLGTKAKWPFGKLLWVLAAGCIPVASFFVEPKVTREAKLLVKEQGPVTSPSKA